The Rhododendron vialii isolate Sample 1 chromosome 1a, ASM3025357v1 region TACTTGTAGACCATTGTTTAAAGTTTCCTCTTAATGAAAGAGACCAGCATAATCTAGTAAAGCAAACAGTCTTTGAACCTGCCAGGAGATTAACGCACCTAGAGGGTagaggaaaaaaatacattaaaaaaagtAGGGAaaaaccaggaaaaaaaaaaatcaatttgttaTCAATGTACCCCTTGAGAGGTTGCATCTGCTGTTGAACAGAACGGCAACTGATACCCtacaatttgaaaaaaagaatgaagaaCACTAATATAGAAGAATTtctgaaaaataacaaatttgatAAGTAGCTCTATGAGACAAGCAAACTACCTCTTCCAAAAGAATAGCGGGAGTTAGATGGTGTTGGTTAGGAACCTTCAAGCTGCAAACCATTGCCTGCAAGTGAGAATTATGTACAAGTAAACAATCCAGAAACCCGCAATCATTAGCAGCACAAGAATTGAAATTCCACCCTCTGCCTCAAGTCAAAGATAGGAAAAGGAGATTATCCAAGTAATAAGTTTCATTTGTTCCAGAGCTATGGTTGCATACCTGAATTTCTTGGGTGAGTTTATTGCAGAGTTCAGATTTCATTTTTTGCAAATAGACGTCAATCTGCTCTGGTAAAGTTAATATAAATGAAGAAATCTCCTGTAACTTCTCTCCATCTGTATCCTGGCTGACTTGATCGGAGAGAGATTTTATGCCACCTGCTAGATTAGTTTTGATATCTTCTTGTCCCTTTGCCTGATTATCATTTTACAGTTGTTTTAGAAAGTGGCATCATTTGAAATCTGAAACATTAACTGCAGTGAATACGTGTGGGGAAAGGTATAGTGGTCTTACCATTACCTGCAGCAAATTACCATTAGCAATTAACTTCTGTCGTACGTCTTCAACTGATTGAAATTGAAAGGGAAATGATGTGAACAATTTAGTCACAAGCTTTTGAGTTTGCATCAAGAATGAACAGTTAATtaaattgctctctctctctctctctctctctctctctctctctctctctctctctctgtgggcATCTTCTTGACACTTCATAATATATCACAAAGATGTTTAAGAAAACTGAGTGATGTTCACCGAGACAAGCCAAACCAAGCATTTCATTGTGAAAATGCACATAAATGACTAAACCTATGGAAACTAACCCACTGTTTTCAGTTCTAAACACCCTGAGGACAAGAGACTTGAGACGTTTTGAGAATACAAAACATAATCGACGTCTCCGAATGCTTTCTAGAAAATTTCAGGCAAGAGAGTCAGACAAAAAATAACTGATTGCAGAGAACGATGGCTTTTACAAAATCAGGTAATTTCCTCTCAAAAGCTCATTTACCACAAAGTATTTGGCAGTTGAGATACTTACTTTCCATCAATGCTTCCTTTGTTCCCTTGTTTACTTGCATGATATCACTCTGAACAGAGTCCATGATCATTCCAAATCTGTTCAATGAAGTTTCCATCATTCCAATCCTGCGTTCAAGTTCTTCACTTGTCTGACCTGCATACTCAAGGTTCGATACTCACAAACTTTGCTGAAACGAATAAAAATTAGACACTATcgaatttcaaattttcaaaccgAATTTAAACATACAGTGCTTTTTTTGAATCTCCTTAGTGAGAATGAGAATCAGGGGTTCAAATGCACTTGGATAAACTTACTTCTGTGATCTAGAACAGAACTAGAGTTCCACTTGCGCATAAGATTGCTAGAAGATCTCGAGACTTGCATCTGACTCTCTTCCAGCGAGTAGCTGATAGGGGGCAAGCAAGAAAGCTTCTTCACTGGATTCTCTCTTTCCTGAGAACTTATCCTCTACACAAGCAACATAGACAGTGAAATGAttaagaaaatgcaaaaagaaaatcctCAACTGAAAATAAGTTCCTTTTTATAGTTTTCTTGTGTATTTACTAGAATTTATCAGCGCTGGAAAACTAGGCACTTATCCAAGGACTTAACGTTCCGCAACCTCTTTCGTGAATGAGAACCAAAATTAAAACAGCAAACCTCATTGGTTAGTGTGTTTCTTATTTTCAGAAGTTGGAGGACATAGTATAACGTGTACAACTGGTGAGGTGGACAGATGCAAATTTATGCAAAACACTTCAaacaatcaaaccaaaccaaagaaacagGGGAAAACATATGGCTAAAAGGCAACATTTTAGAGCAAGTTCCACATAGTTGTGAGAGCATATTCCATTCAAGAATAAAAAACACGCAAGCTTTCCATTTTGATAAGAAAAGAGTTTCAGTGACATTTCAGGAATATCTTGTCATTGGAAATTGCAGAAACACATCTCAATGGTTTTCCATCTTACTGTTATCATTGTTAACATCTTGGTACTGTACTTTCTGAGCACAATTTGAGAAAGCCTTACTTGCCGTGCACATTGTTTGTTTGTCCTAGAAACTTAGAAATGGCCATCCAAGCAACAAGAGAGCAGGTTGAAAACACATGCACATGCACATGCACATGCACACATAATATAGATGATCAACTCCGAGTGACAGTAAGCCTTGACGTCTCTTTCATTCTCAAGCAAGCTTTACCCGTCCTTCTAACTGTAACACAATTAAAAGACACTCAAAGCCCCCTCTCCATTTGCATCTTATTTTATTACAGAATCTATCATAATCATAAATGTAATGGTCAAATTTAATTTCGAAGTTTATCATATGTTGAAGTTACAAATCCTCATTTGACTTACTTTTAGACTTCTAGTTGCCATCATGCTATGTTGCTtaggacaatttttttttccctgtcaaaaaaaattaattgtccTAAGCAACATACCATGATGGCAGG contains the following coding sequences:
- the LOC131333569 gene encoding putative recombination initiation defects 3 isoform X1, whose amino-acid sequence is MKLKINKACDLSSISVLPPHTRRSSIGPSGPGSSSVFGRSQASQLRSQPSQHSFSQQGVSSQHGMFSQLSQNSLDEIVTNDQRISSQERENPVKKLSCLPPISYSLEESQMQVSRSSSNLMRKWNSSSVLDHRSQTSEELERRIGMMETSLNRFGMIMDSVQSDIMQVNKGTKEALMEIEDVRQKLIANGNLLQVMAKGQEDIKTNLAGGIKSLSDQVSQDTDGEKLQEISSFILTLPEQIDVYLQKMKSELCNKLTQEIQAMVCSLKVPNQHHLTPAILLEEGISCRSVQQQMQPLKGPEMPPRSCGKTALLPKIEVGSWTSVKTEQATFTHRGTSKKHKQKRMSPIELEREWRIPIESDEEIDGGFSCLLEGKETDVGNYSMAEAKEETKRILRKARRRKRKHSNTIILD
- the LOC131333569 gene encoding putative recombination initiation defects 3 isoform X2; protein product: MKLKINKACDLSSISVLPPHTRRSSIGPSGPGSSSVFGRSQASQLRSQPSQHSFSQQGVSSQHGMFSQLSQNSLDEIVTNDQRISSQERENPVKKLSCLPPISYSLEESQMQVSRSSSNLMRKWNSSSVLDHRSQTSEELERRIGMMETSLNRFGMIMDSVQSDIMQVNKGTKEALMEIEDVRQKLIANGNLLQVMAKGQEDIKTNLAGGIKSLSDQVSQDTDGEKLQEISSFILTLPEQIDVYLQKMKSELCNKLTQEIQAMVCSLKVPNQHHLTPAILLEEGISCRSVQQQMQPLKGPEMPPRSCGKTALLPKIEVGSWTSVKTEQATFTHRGTSKKHKQKRMSPIELEREWRIPIESDEEIDGGFSCLLEGKETGNYSMAEAKEETKRILRKARRRKRKHSNTIILD
- the LOC131333569 gene encoding putative recombination initiation defects 3 isoform X3, with protein sequence MKLKINKACDLSSISVLPPHTRRSSIGPSGPGSSSVFGRSQASQLRSQPSQHSFSQQGVSSQHGMFSQLSQNSLDEIVTNDQRISSQERENPVKKLSCLPPISYSLEESQMQVSRSSSNLMRKWNSSSVLDHRSQTSEELERRIGMMETSLNRFGMIMDSVQSDIMQVNKGTKEALMEIEDVRQKLIANGNLLQAKGQEDIKTNLAGGIKSLSDQVSQDTDGEKLQEISSFILTLPEQIDVYLQKMKSELCNKLTQEIQAMVCSLKVPNQHHLTPAILLEEGISCRSVQQQMQPLKGPEMPPRSCGKTALLPKIEVGSWTSVKTEQATFTHRGTSKKHKQKRMSPIELEREWRIPIESDEEIDGGFSCLLEGKETDVGNYSMAEAKEETKRILRKARRRKRKHSNTIILD
- the LOC131333569 gene encoding putative recombination initiation defects 3 isoform X4, whose translation is MKLKINKACDLSSISVLPPHTRRSSIGPSGPGSSSVFGRSQASQLRSQPSQHSFSQQGVSSQHGMFSQLSQNSLDEIVTNDQRISSQERENPVKKLSCLPPISYSLEESQMQVSRSSSNLMRKWNSSSVLDHRSQTSEELERRIGMMETSLNRFGMIMDSVQSDIMQVNKGTKEALMEIEDVRQKLIANGNLLQVMAKGQEDIKTNLAGGIKSLSDQVSQDTDGEKLQEISSFILTLPEQIDVYLQKMKSELCNKLTQEIQAMVCSLKVPNQHHLTPAILLEEGISCRSVQQQMQPLKGPEMPPRSCGKTALLPKIEVGSWTSVKTEQATFTHRGTSKKHKQKRMSPIELEREWRIPIESDEEIDGGFSCLLEGKETGKGCVCTRKGIYQGTLL